In Mytilus galloprovincialis chromosome 1, xbMytGall1.hap1.1, whole genome shotgun sequence, the following are encoded in one genomic region:
- the LOC143064387 gene encoding protein FAM135A-like isoform X4 translates to MSELQAILEFLVEFHKFYNVDLFQRGYYQIRTTLKTSARVPAKIEVTLPKATGETLVLPSCVNGGSAISKTFQILYRNEDVTINDLISFRLHTIIDSSKIEECLEKLELQLVLELWFSEEDAGPGSLQDKMESVTSRTLSLHFSPTKGIHHHVPVLFDYFHLCALDTTVHGTLIGLHQPAITLPRPPKSAWTKNGPGENSIEMVYFGSAAQYGDYSRNDTVRLHTAFNVHRKLCTVLLSAYESLQATFELYLKTMRNSIFKLEHMNCHRRLEIIMDSIQCFDNEEDLINKATTDVTQLCAENVNLWFQFVEVVALDRSVLHLLTQEHHTSRAKRFAEGFFTHDYPKPECLSCYEPSFHGHAELCNIVRSSEYFQNLPSLQLEICDIDGDYTTLPIIFEDVYCDHIPMSNEKFRIKTQGSQKEKTEKLKAIRSNSNASISSNTSKQKKKFIKNIRPDTFKRPSSYSCSEAEAIAAKDPVKDCMLVGYRKLDQTMTVTATDTRSSNRQSIVLGTFSPAPNRGEAAENIEHPPLSNAASMPSLFNRSSWSRTSITSLPEYTGSSGSPHTHRRSVKSALMKNKHIHSDSEVCVRKKVFADESSLSKEDSVEESESLGGTSELTQGDDKVSERDINCDINSATGEISNENNSLSKIDEQSSCSKLANDITQALKKKEDWFIRSDVEENDDQSDDGTCVANGYDNILENYNKNDQTEAKKPVNSTVHKLSKGSDQTNESTPSLSKDSGIITQDSDESEHEQEEKMTVAEFLRDEYLRLRNSSESKSVSTDNTNSTKPDNSTEEAASIAHHRAASDSNIVKSLESSTTSIQNSSSESKGFHPSKSYPELLSHLNDSPKLVSQIGHATLSFVEARENLKKQMKFDGQLYSEFQTLASTIPYFMMPPDGVDDSEGHHLIVCVHGLDGNSADLRLVRTYIEMGLTGYKLEFLMSERNQDTFADFDVMTERLANEIIAYIDMYGLNVTKLSFIGHSLGNLIIRSVVSRSKLKHLVPKLYTFLSLSGPHLGTLYNSSGLVNMGMWFMQKWKKSGSLLQLSLKDNVDPRQSFLYKLSQKPGLELFRHVLLVGSSQDRYVPYHSSRIEMCKAAQRESSGMGAIYSEMVANILTPVVNNINCKLVRYDVFHALTSTANTIIGRAAHIAVLDSELFIEKFMITVGLQYFR, encoded by the exons ATGTCTGAACTACAGGCCATCTTAGAGTTTCTGGTTGAATTCCATAAATTCTACAATGTAGATCTGTTTCAAAGAGG ATATTACCAAATAAGAACAACTTTAAAAACCTCAGCCAGAGTTCCAGCTAAGATAGAAGTTACTCTGCCTAAAGCTACAG gtgaAACGTTAGTGCTGCCCTCTTGTGTCAATGGTGGATCAGCAATCAGCAAAACATTTCAGATCTTGTATCGTAATGAAGATGTTACAATAAATGATTTGATATCTTTTAGACTTCACACCATTATAGACAGTTCTAAG aTAGAAGAATGTCTTGAGAAATTAGAATTACAGCTGGTTTTAGAATTATGGTTTTCAGAAGAAGATGCAGG GCCTGGTTCCTTACAGGACAAAATGGAGTCTGTAACATCAAGAACCTTATCTCTCCACTTTAGTCCAACTAAAGGCATACATCATCATGTTCCTGTTTTGTTTGATTACTTTCATTTATGTGCCTTAGATACAACTGTACATGGCACTCTTATAGGGCTACACCAACCTGCAATTAC CTTACCAAGACCACCGAAGTCAGCATGGACTAAGAATGGACCTGGAGAGAATAGTATAGAAATGGTCTACTTTGGATCAGCAGCACAGTATGGG GATTATTCCAGAAATGATACAGTTAGATTACACACAGCTTTCAACGTTCACAGAAAACTTTGTACTGTTTTGTTATCAGCTTATGAAAGTTTACAGGCAACATTTGAATTGTACCTCAAGACTATGAGAAATTCTATCTTTAAACTTG AACACATGAATTGTCATAGACGTCTAGAGATTATAATGGATAGTATACAG TGTTTTGACAACGAAGAAGACCTGATTAACAAGGCAACAACAGATGTAACACAGCTTTGTGCAGAGAATGTGAACTTATGGTTCCAGTTTGTAGAAGTGGTAGCTTTAGACAGAAGTGTTCTACATCTACTCACTCAGGAACATCACACTTCTAGG GCTAAAAGATTTGCAGAAGGGTTTTTTACACATGATTACCCCAAACCAGAATGTCTTTCATGCTATGAACCAAG TTTCCATGGACATGCTGAGTTGTGTAACATTGTACGGAGCTCTGAGTATTTCCAGAACCTGCCGTCTTTACAGTTAGAGATCTGTGATATTGATGGAGATTATACCACACTACCTATCATCTTTGAAGATGTTTATTGTGATCACATTCCTATGTCAAATG aaaaatttcGAATCAAAACTCAGGGATCACAGAAAGAAAAAACAGAAAAGCTGAAAGCAATTAGATCTAATTCAAATGCTTCAATCAGTTCTAATACAagtaaacaaaaaaagaaatttattaaaaatatccgACCAGACACTTTCAAACGTCCATCTTCTTATTCCTGCTCTGAAGCTGAAGCAATTGCTGCCAAGGATCCTGTAAAGGATTGTATGCTAGTTGGGTACAGAAAACTTGACCAAACAATGACAGTGACAGCCACTGACACTAGATCCTCTAATAGACAGTCAATAGTTCTTGGAACATTTAGTCCTGCCCCAAACAGGGGTGAAGCTGCAGAAAACATTGAACATCCGCCATTATCAAATGCAGCGTCGATGCCGTCCCTTTTCAATCGGTCAAGTTGGAGTAGGACCAGTATAACATCCTTACCTGAATATACAGGTAGTTCTGGGTCACCTCACACTCACCGTAGGTCAGTCAAGTCAgcattaatgaaaaacaaacacattCATTCAGATTCAGAAGTGTGTGTTAGGAAAAAAGTTTTTGCAGATGAATCATCTTTATCTAAAGAAGATTCAGTGGAGGAGAGTGAATCTTTAGGTGGTACAAGTGAATTAACACAAGGTGACGACAAGGTCAGTGAACGTGATATAAACTGTGATATAAATAGTGCTACTGGAGAAATCAGTAACGAAAATAATTCTTTGTCCAAAATTGATGAACAATCTTCATGTAGTAAATTAGCCAATGATATTACACAGGccttaaaaaagaaagaagattGGTTTATAAGGTCAGATGTCGAAGAAAATGACGACCAAAGTGATGATGGGACTTGTGTTGCTAATGGATACGATAATATTCtagaaaactataataaaaatgaCCAAACAGAGGCTAAAAAGCCTGTGAATAGTACAGTTCATAAACTAAGCAAAGGATCAGACCAAACTAATGAATCTACACCTAGTCTTTCAAAAGACAGTGGCATTATAACTCAAGATTCTGATGAATCTGAGCACGAACAGGAAGAAAAAATGACTGTTGCTGAATTTTTACGTGACGAATACCTCAGATTAAGAAATTCATCAGAATCTAAATCAGTGTCAACAGACAATACAAACTCGACAAAGCCTGATAATTCTACAGAAGAAGCAGCTAGTATAGCCCATCACAGGGCAGCAAGTGATTCTAATATTGTTAAAAGTCTGGAAAGTTCAACAACATCCATTCAGAATTCTTCATCAGAGTCCAAAGGTTTTCATCCATCGAAGTCTTATCCAGAACTTTTATCACATTTAAATGATAGTCCTAAACTTGTTTCACAGATAGGCCATGCAACATTAAG cTTTGTAGAGGCAAGAGAGAatctaaaaaaacaaatgaaatttgatGGGCAGCTTTATAG TGAGTTCCAGACCTTAGCATCAACTATCCCGTATTTTATGATGCCACCAGATGGTGTTGATGACAGTGAAGGCCAtcacttgattgtttgtgttcaTGGATTAGATG gAAATAGTGCTGATTTAAGATTAGTGAGAACATACATAGAAATGGGACTGACAGGGTATAAACTAGAATTTCTTATGTCAGAAAGAAACCAG GACACATTTGCAGACTTTGATGTAATGACTGAAAGATTAGCCAATGAAATTATAGCTTACATTGATATGTATGGATTAAATGTTACAAAACTAAG TTTTATTGGTCACTCCCTGGGTAATCTAATCATCAGATCTGTAGTGTCAAGGTCTAAGCTGAAACATTTAGTCCCAAAGTTATACACATTCTTATCTCTGTCCGGACCTCATCTAGGAACATTATACAACAGTAGTGGACTAGTTAATATGG GGATGTGGTTTATGCAGAAGTGGAAGAAATCTGGTTCCCTGTTACAGTTATCCCTGAAGGACAATGTAGATCCCAGACAATCATTTCTGTACAAATTAAGTCAAAAACCAG GTTTGGAATTATTTAGACATGTGTTACTGGTAGGATCATCACAAGATAGATATGTTCCTTATCATTCCTCCAGGATAGAGATGTGTAAAGCTGCTCAGAGAGAGAGTTCTGGAATGG GAGCTATATACAGTGAGATGGTTGCTAATATACTGACTCCAGTTGTAAATAACATAAACTGTAAACTAGTACGATATGACGTCTTTCATGCTTTGACTAGTACAGCAAACACAATAATAGGCAGAGCAGCACATATAGCTGTGCTCGATTCAGAATTGTTCATTGAAAAGTTTATGATAAcagttggtttacagtactttCGGTAG
- the LOC143064387 gene encoding protein FAM135A-like isoform X3, with translation MSELQAILEFLVEFHKFYNVDLFQRGYYQIRTTLKTSARVPAKIEVTLPKATGETLVLPSCVNGGSAISKTFQILYRNEDVTINDLISFRLHTIIDSSKIEECLEKLELQLVLELWFSEEDAGPGSLQDKMESVTSRTLSLHFSPTKGIHHHVPVLFDYFHLCALDTTVHGTLIGLHQPAITLPRPPKSAWTKNGPGENSIEMVYFGSAAQYGDYSRNDTVRLHTAFNVHRKLCTVLLSAYESLQATFELYLKTMRNSIFKLEHMNCHRRLEIIMDSIQCFDNEEDLINKATTDVTQLCAENVNLWFQFVEVVALDRSVLHLLTQEHHTSRAKRFAEGFFTHDYPKPECLSCYEPSFHGHAELCNIVRSSEYFQNLPSLQLEICDIDGDYTTLPIIFEDVYCDHIPMSNVESIPAPSRKIVERAQSFTCEKFRIKTQGSQKEKTEKLKAIRSNSNASISSNTSKQKKKFIKNIRPDTFKRPSSYSCSEAEAIAAKDPVKDCMLVGYRKLDQTMTVTATDTRSSNRQSIVLGTFSPAPNRGEAAENIEHPPLSNAASMPSLFNRSSWSRTSITSLPEYTGSSGSPHTHRRSVKSALMKNKHIHSDSEVCVRKKVFADESSLSKEDSVEESESLGGTSELTQGDDKVSERDINCDINSATGEISNENNSLSKIDEQSSCSKLANDITQALKKKEDWFIRSDVEENDDQSDDGTCVANGYDNILENYNKNDQTEAKKPVNSTVHKLSKGSDQTNESTPSLSKDSGIITQDSDESEHEQEEKMTVAEFLRDEYLRLRNSSESKSVSTDNTNSTKPDNSTEEAASIAHHRAASDSNIVKSLESSTTSIQNSSSESKGFHPSKSYPELLSHLNDSPKLVSQIGHATLSFVEARENLKKQMKFDGQLYSEFQTLASTIPYFMMPPDGVDDSEGHHLIVCVHGLDGNSADLRLVRTYIEMGLTGYKLEFLMSERNQDTFADFDVMTERLANEIIAYIDMYGLNVTKLSFIGHSLGNLIIRSVVSRSKLKHLVPKLYTFLSLSGPHLGTLYNSSGLVNMGMWFMQKWKKSGSLLQLSLKDNVDPRQSFLYKLSQKPGLELFRHVLLVGSSQDRYVPYHSSRIEMCKAAQRESSGMGAIYSEMVANILTPVVNNINCKLVRYDVFHALTSTANTIIGRAAHIAVLDSELFIEKFMITVGLQYFR, from the exons ATGTCTGAACTACAGGCCATCTTAGAGTTTCTGGTTGAATTCCATAAATTCTACAATGTAGATCTGTTTCAAAGAGG ATATTACCAAATAAGAACAACTTTAAAAACCTCAGCCAGAGTTCCAGCTAAGATAGAAGTTACTCTGCCTAAAGCTACAG gtgaAACGTTAGTGCTGCCCTCTTGTGTCAATGGTGGATCAGCAATCAGCAAAACATTTCAGATCTTGTATCGTAATGAAGATGTTACAATAAATGATTTGATATCTTTTAGACTTCACACCATTATAGACAGTTCTAAG aTAGAAGAATGTCTTGAGAAATTAGAATTACAGCTGGTTTTAGAATTATGGTTTTCAGAAGAAGATGCAGG GCCTGGTTCCTTACAGGACAAAATGGAGTCTGTAACATCAAGAACCTTATCTCTCCACTTTAGTCCAACTAAAGGCATACATCATCATGTTCCTGTTTTGTTTGATTACTTTCATTTATGTGCCTTAGATACAACTGTACATGGCACTCTTATAGGGCTACACCAACCTGCAATTAC CTTACCAAGACCACCGAAGTCAGCATGGACTAAGAATGGACCTGGAGAGAATAGTATAGAAATGGTCTACTTTGGATCAGCAGCACAGTATGGG GATTATTCCAGAAATGATACAGTTAGATTACACACAGCTTTCAACGTTCACAGAAAACTTTGTACTGTTTTGTTATCAGCTTATGAAAGTTTACAGGCAACATTTGAATTGTACCTCAAGACTATGAGAAATTCTATCTTTAAACTTG AACACATGAATTGTCATAGACGTCTAGAGATTATAATGGATAGTATACAG TGTTTTGACAACGAAGAAGACCTGATTAACAAGGCAACAACAGATGTAACACAGCTTTGTGCAGAGAATGTGAACTTATGGTTCCAGTTTGTAGAAGTGGTAGCTTTAGACAGAAGTGTTCTACATCTACTCACTCAGGAACATCACACTTCTAGG GCTAAAAGATTTGCAGAAGGGTTTTTTACACATGATTACCCCAAACCAGAATGTCTTTCATGCTATGAACCAAG TTTCCATGGACATGCTGAGTTGTGTAACATTGTACGGAGCTCTGAGTATTTCCAGAACCTGCCGTCTTTACAGTTAGAGATCTGTGATATTGATGGAGATTATACCACACTACCTATCATCTTTGAAGATGTTTATTGTGATCACATTCCTATGTCAAATG TTGAATCCATACCAGCACCAAGTAGAAAAATAGTAGAGCGAGCACAGAGCTTTACTTGTG aaaaatttcGAATCAAAACTCAGGGATCACAGAAAGAAAAAACAGAAAAGCTGAAAGCAATTAGATCTAATTCAAATGCTTCAATCAGTTCTAATACAagtaaacaaaaaaagaaatttattaaaaatatccgACCAGACACTTTCAAACGTCCATCTTCTTATTCCTGCTCTGAAGCTGAAGCAATTGCTGCCAAGGATCCTGTAAAGGATTGTATGCTAGTTGGGTACAGAAAACTTGACCAAACAATGACAGTGACAGCCACTGACACTAGATCCTCTAATAGACAGTCAATAGTTCTTGGAACATTTAGTCCTGCCCCAAACAGGGGTGAAGCTGCAGAAAACATTGAACATCCGCCATTATCAAATGCAGCGTCGATGCCGTCCCTTTTCAATCGGTCAAGTTGGAGTAGGACCAGTATAACATCCTTACCTGAATATACAGGTAGTTCTGGGTCACCTCACACTCACCGTAGGTCAGTCAAGTCAgcattaatgaaaaacaaacacattCATTCAGATTCAGAAGTGTGTGTTAGGAAAAAAGTTTTTGCAGATGAATCATCTTTATCTAAAGAAGATTCAGTGGAGGAGAGTGAATCTTTAGGTGGTACAAGTGAATTAACACAAGGTGACGACAAGGTCAGTGAACGTGATATAAACTGTGATATAAATAGTGCTACTGGAGAAATCAGTAACGAAAATAATTCTTTGTCCAAAATTGATGAACAATCTTCATGTAGTAAATTAGCCAATGATATTACACAGGccttaaaaaagaaagaagattGGTTTATAAGGTCAGATGTCGAAGAAAATGACGACCAAAGTGATGATGGGACTTGTGTTGCTAATGGATACGATAATATTCtagaaaactataataaaaatgaCCAAACAGAGGCTAAAAAGCCTGTGAATAGTACAGTTCATAAACTAAGCAAAGGATCAGACCAAACTAATGAATCTACACCTAGTCTTTCAAAAGACAGTGGCATTATAACTCAAGATTCTGATGAATCTGAGCACGAACAGGAAGAAAAAATGACTGTTGCTGAATTTTTACGTGACGAATACCTCAGATTAAGAAATTCATCAGAATCTAAATCAGTGTCAACAGACAATACAAACTCGACAAAGCCTGATAATTCTACAGAAGAAGCAGCTAGTATAGCCCATCACAGGGCAGCAAGTGATTCTAATATTGTTAAAAGTCTGGAAAGTTCAACAACATCCATTCAGAATTCTTCATCAGAGTCCAAAGGTTTTCATCCATCGAAGTCTTATCCAGAACTTTTATCACATTTAAATGATAGTCCTAAACTTGTTTCACAGATAGGCCATGCAACATTAAG cTTTGTAGAGGCAAGAGAGAatctaaaaaaacaaatgaaatttgatGGGCAGCTTTATAG TGAGTTCCAGACCTTAGCATCAACTATCCCGTATTTTATGATGCCACCAGATGGTGTTGATGACAGTGAAGGCCAtcacttgattgtttgtgttcaTGGATTAGATG gAAATAGTGCTGATTTAAGATTAGTGAGAACATACATAGAAATGGGACTGACAGGGTATAAACTAGAATTTCTTATGTCAGAAAGAAACCAG GACACATTTGCAGACTTTGATGTAATGACTGAAAGATTAGCCAATGAAATTATAGCTTACATTGATATGTATGGATTAAATGTTACAAAACTAAG TTTTATTGGTCACTCCCTGGGTAATCTAATCATCAGATCTGTAGTGTCAAGGTCTAAGCTGAAACATTTAGTCCCAAAGTTATACACATTCTTATCTCTGTCCGGACCTCATCTAGGAACATTATACAACAGTAGTGGACTAGTTAATATGG GGATGTGGTTTATGCAGAAGTGGAAGAAATCTGGTTCCCTGTTACAGTTATCCCTGAAGGACAATGTAGATCCCAGACAATCATTTCTGTACAAATTAAGTCAAAAACCAG GTTTGGAATTATTTAGACATGTGTTACTGGTAGGATCATCACAAGATAGATATGTTCCTTATCATTCCTCCAGGATAGAGATGTGTAAAGCTGCTCAGAGAGAGAGTTCTGGAATGG GAGCTATATACAGTGAGATGGTTGCTAATATACTGACTCCAGTTGTAAATAACATAAACTGTAAACTAGTACGATATGACGTCTTTCATGCTTTGACTAGTACAGCAAACACAATAATAGGCAGAGCAGCACATATAGCTGTGCTCGATTCAGAATTGTTCATTGAAAAGTTTATGATAAcagttggtttacagtactttCGGTAG
- the LOC143064387 gene encoding protein FAM135A-like isoform X2, giving the protein MSELQAILEFLVEFHKFYNVDLFQRGYYQIRTTLKTSARVPAKIEVTLPKATGETLVLPSCVNGGSAISKTFQILYRNEDVTINDLISFRLHTIIDSSKIEECLEKLELQLVLELWFSEEDAGPGSLQDKMESVTSRTLSLHFSPTKGIHHHVPVLFDYFHLCALDTTVHGTLIGLHQPAITLPRPPKSAWTKNGPGENSIEMVYFGSAAQYGDYSRNDTVRLHTAFNVHRKLCTVLLSAYESLQATFELYLKTMRNSIFKLEHMNCHRRLEIIMDSIQCFDNEEDLINKATTDVTQLCAENVNLWFQFVEVVALDRSVLHLLTQEHHTSRAKRFAEGFFTHDYPKPECLSCYEPSFHGHAELCNIVRSSEYFQNLPSLQLEICDIDGDYTTLPIIFEDVYCDHIPMSNDDLPVSPLFELFQILTVSTHNLHNAIDVNDVNVIEKFRIKTQGSQKEKTEKLKAIRSNSNASISSNTSKQKKKFIKNIRPDTFKRPSSYSCSEAEAIAAKDPVKDCMLVGYRKLDQTMTVTATDTRSSNRQSIVLGTFSPAPNRGEAAENIEHPPLSNAASMPSLFNRSSWSRTSITSLPEYTGSSGSPHTHRRSVKSALMKNKHIHSDSEVCVRKKVFADESSLSKEDSVEESESLGGTSELTQGDDKVSERDINCDINSATGEISNENNSLSKIDEQSSCSKLANDITQALKKKEDWFIRSDVEENDDQSDDGTCVANGYDNILENYNKNDQTEAKKPVNSTVHKLSKGSDQTNESTPSLSKDSGIITQDSDESEHEQEEKMTVAEFLRDEYLRLRNSSESKSVSTDNTNSTKPDNSTEEAASIAHHRAASDSNIVKSLESSTTSIQNSSSESKGFHPSKSYPELLSHLNDSPKLVSQIGHATLSFVEARENLKKQMKFDGQLYSEFQTLASTIPYFMMPPDGVDDSEGHHLIVCVHGLDGNSADLRLVRTYIEMGLTGYKLEFLMSERNQDTFADFDVMTERLANEIIAYIDMYGLNVTKLSFIGHSLGNLIIRSVVSRSKLKHLVPKLYTFLSLSGPHLGTLYNSSGLVNMGMWFMQKWKKSGSLLQLSLKDNVDPRQSFLYKLSQKPGLELFRHVLLVGSSQDRYVPYHSSRIEMCKAAQRESSGMGAIYSEMVANILTPVVNNINCKLVRYDVFHALTSTANTIIGRAAHIAVLDSELFIEKFMITVGLQYFR; this is encoded by the exons ATGTCTGAACTACAGGCCATCTTAGAGTTTCTGGTTGAATTCCATAAATTCTACAATGTAGATCTGTTTCAAAGAGG ATATTACCAAATAAGAACAACTTTAAAAACCTCAGCCAGAGTTCCAGCTAAGATAGAAGTTACTCTGCCTAAAGCTACAG gtgaAACGTTAGTGCTGCCCTCTTGTGTCAATGGTGGATCAGCAATCAGCAAAACATTTCAGATCTTGTATCGTAATGAAGATGTTACAATAAATGATTTGATATCTTTTAGACTTCACACCATTATAGACAGTTCTAAG aTAGAAGAATGTCTTGAGAAATTAGAATTACAGCTGGTTTTAGAATTATGGTTTTCAGAAGAAGATGCAGG GCCTGGTTCCTTACAGGACAAAATGGAGTCTGTAACATCAAGAACCTTATCTCTCCACTTTAGTCCAACTAAAGGCATACATCATCATGTTCCTGTTTTGTTTGATTACTTTCATTTATGTGCCTTAGATACAACTGTACATGGCACTCTTATAGGGCTACACCAACCTGCAATTAC CTTACCAAGACCACCGAAGTCAGCATGGACTAAGAATGGACCTGGAGAGAATAGTATAGAAATGGTCTACTTTGGATCAGCAGCACAGTATGGG GATTATTCCAGAAATGATACAGTTAGATTACACACAGCTTTCAACGTTCACAGAAAACTTTGTACTGTTTTGTTATCAGCTTATGAAAGTTTACAGGCAACATTTGAATTGTACCTCAAGACTATGAGAAATTCTATCTTTAAACTTG AACACATGAATTGTCATAGACGTCTAGAGATTATAATGGATAGTATACAG TGTTTTGACAACGAAGAAGACCTGATTAACAAGGCAACAACAGATGTAACACAGCTTTGTGCAGAGAATGTGAACTTATGGTTCCAGTTTGTAGAAGTGGTAGCTTTAGACAGAAGTGTTCTACATCTACTCACTCAGGAACATCACACTTCTAGG GCTAAAAGATTTGCAGAAGGGTTTTTTACACATGATTACCCCAAACCAGAATGTCTTTCATGCTATGAACCAAG TTTCCATGGACATGCTGAGTTGTGTAACATTGTACGGAGCTCTGAGTATTTCCAGAACCTGCCGTCTTTACAGTTAGAGATCTGTGATATTGATGGAGATTATACCACACTACCTATCATCTTTGAAGATGTTTATTGTGATCACATTCCTATGTCAAATG ATGACCTACCAGTATCACCtctgtttgaattatttcaaatattgacgGTGTCCACACATAATCTGCATAATGCAATTGATGTTAATGATGTAAATGTAATTG aaaaatttcGAATCAAAACTCAGGGATCACAGAAAGAAAAAACAGAAAAGCTGAAAGCAATTAGATCTAATTCAAATGCTTCAATCAGTTCTAATACAagtaaacaaaaaaagaaatttattaaaaatatccgACCAGACACTTTCAAACGTCCATCTTCTTATTCCTGCTCTGAAGCTGAAGCAATTGCTGCCAAGGATCCTGTAAAGGATTGTATGCTAGTTGGGTACAGAAAACTTGACCAAACAATGACAGTGACAGCCACTGACACTAGATCCTCTAATAGACAGTCAATAGTTCTTGGAACATTTAGTCCTGCCCCAAACAGGGGTGAAGCTGCAGAAAACATTGAACATCCGCCATTATCAAATGCAGCGTCGATGCCGTCCCTTTTCAATCGGTCAAGTTGGAGTAGGACCAGTATAACATCCTTACCTGAATATACAGGTAGTTCTGGGTCACCTCACACTCACCGTAGGTCAGTCAAGTCAgcattaatgaaaaacaaacacattCATTCAGATTCAGAAGTGTGTGTTAGGAAAAAAGTTTTTGCAGATGAATCATCTTTATCTAAAGAAGATTCAGTGGAGGAGAGTGAATCTTTAGGTGGTACAAGTGAATTAACACAAGGTGACGACAAGGTCAGTGAACGTGATATAAACTGTGATATAAATAGTGCTACTGGAGAAATCAGTAACGAAAATAATTCTTTGTCCAAAATTGATGAACAATCTTCATGTAGTAAATTAGCCAATGATATTACACAGGccttaaaaaagaaagaagattGGTTTATAAGGTCAGATGTCGAAGAAAATGACGACCAAAGTGATGATGGGACTTGTGTTGCTAATGGATACGATAATATTCtagaaaactataataaaaatgaCCAAACAGAGGCTAAAAAGCCTGTGAATAGTACAGTTCATAAACTAAGCAAAGGATCAGACCAAACTAATGAATCTACACCTAGTCTTTCAAAAGACAGTGGCATTATAACTCAAGATTCTGATGAATCTGAGCACGAACAGGAAGAAAAAATGACTGTTGCTGAATTTTTACGTGACGAATACCTCAGATTAAGAAATTCATCAGAATCTAAATCAGTGTCAACAGACAATACAAACTCGACAAAGCCTGATAATTCTACAGAAGAAGCAGCTAGTATAGCCCATCACAGGGCAGCAAGTGATTCTAATATTGTTAAAAGTCTGGAAAGTTCAACAACATCCATTCAGAATTCTTCATCAGAGTCCAAAGGTTTTCATCCATCGAAGTCTTATCCAGAACTTTTATCACATTTAAATGATAGTCCTAAACTTGTTTCACAGATAGGCCATGCAACATTAAG cTTTGTAGAGGCAAGAGAGAatctaaaaaaacaaatgaaatttgatGGGCAGCTTTATAG TGAGTTCCAGACCTTAGCATCAACTATCCCGTATTTTATGATGCCACCAGATGGTGTTGATGACAGTGAAGGCCAtcacttgattgtttgtgttcaTGGATTAGATG gAAATAGTGCTGATTTAAGATTAGTGAGAACATACATAGAAATGGGACTGACAGGGTATAAACTAGAATTTCTTATGTCAGAAAGAAACCAG GACACATTTGCAGACTTTGATGTAATGACTGAAAGATTAGCCAATGAAATTATAGCTTACATTGATATGTATGGATTAAATGTTACAAAACTAAG TTTTATTGGTCACTCCCTGGGTAATCTAATCATCAGATCTGTAGTGTCAAGGTCTAAGCTGAAACATTTAGTCCCAAAGTTATACACATTCTTATCTCTGTCCGGACCTCATCTAGGAACATTATACAACAGTAGTGGACTAGTTAATATGG GGATGTGGTTTATGCAGAAGTGGAAGAAATCTGGTTCCCTGTTACAGTTATCCCTGAAGGACAATGTAGATCCCAGACAATCATTTCTGTACAAATTAAGTCAAAAACCAG GTTTGGAATTATTTAGACATGTGTTACTGGTAGGATCATCACAAGATAGATATGTTCCTTATCATTCCTCCAGGATAGAGATGTGTAAAGCTGCTCAGAGAGAGAGTTCTGGAATGG GAGCTATATACAGTGAGATGGTTGCTAATATACTGACTCCAGTTGTAAATAACATAAACTGTAAACTAGTACGATATGACGTCTTTCATGCTTTGACTAGTACAGCAAACACAATAATAGGCAGAGCAGCACATATAGCTGTGCTCGATTCAGAATTGTTCATTGAAAAGTTTATGATAAcagttggtttacagtactttCGGTAG